One Thermoanaerobacter pseudethanolicus ATCC 33223 genomic window, GATTTATAAAAATTCTGCTGATAGAGTGTGTGAAATTGTGCTGAAAAATTTCGATAAAAGCATTAGTGAAATGAGATTGTAGGGAGGGGATTTTGCTGATGCAAATAAAAAGAGTGCTTCTTGACAAAGACAAAAACATTTTTTTCTATATAAACGAAAGAATAAAATGTAATATATTGGACAAAATAATGCCTAAAATAACTCATATAGGCGGTCCTTTTTTTACAATATTTTCTTGCTTGTTTTTAATTTTTTTTGGAAAAAACGATGTAAAAGCCTCTGCTGTAGAAGCTTTAACTGCACTTGTAAGCAGCCATTTGTTTGTTCAACTTTTAAAAAGAAAATATACAAGACCAAGGCCTTATATGGTATTAGCTAATACAAACACTTTTAAACATCTTTTAAAGGATTATTCTTTTCCTTCTGGTCATGCTACTGCCAGTTTTTCACTTGCTATGACTTTTTCAATATTTTTTCCAAGCCTTGCAGTATTCTTTATTTCACTGGCGGTACTTGTGGGACTTTCGAGGATATATATGGGACTGCATTATCCTTCAGATGTATTAATGGGCTCAACGATAGGTATTACTTTTTCTTATCTAACCCATTTTATAGGTACAAAGTTGTTTTTGTAAAAAATTTTTCAAAATAGATTGACAAATTGTAAATAGAAGAATATAATGTAGAAGGACACAAGTTAATACAATCGTTAGGTGAGGCTCCTATACAGATACACGCTGCTGCCCGGAAACATCGAGAGATGCTAACGGGTCAACAAGTATTACCGAATTAAGGTTTTACTTAATGCAGCTGGAGGATGCTCCAAAGCTGTATAGTGCCAAAGCTCAACGAATTGAAATGTCTAAAAACCTCTTTCATTCGTTGAGAGGTTTTTTAATTTGCTAAAAAACGGAGGTGAGAAGAATGGACGGTGGAGGTAGTAGTAAAAGCTACAAAGGTATATGTAATGTGACATTAAAGAAGGATGGGCAAAGTTTGAGGCCACGTCCATTCTTCTCACAGGTGGCTTTTCTATAAATTTTGCTCTTCGTAGGATTGCCCATTTATCCCTTCTTTTGATGTCCTATTACATATACCTCCAAAACAATTCTCAGACTAACTCC contains:
- a CDS encoding phosphatase PAP2 family protein, yielding MQIKRVLLDKDKNIFFYINERIKCNILDKIMPKITHIGGPFFTIFSCLFLIFFGKNDVKASAVEALTALVSSHLFVQLLKRKYTRPRPYMVLANTNTFKHLLKDYSFPSGHATASFSLAMTFSIFFPSLAVFFISLAVLVGLSRIYMGLHYPSDVLMGSTIGITFSYLTHFIGTKLFL